Proteins from a genomic interval of Microbacterium phyllosphaerae:
- a CDS encoding alpha/beta fold hydrolase has translation MSVPSPYSDRLRRLPVERREVEVREGTTVYWEYGSADAEVTVIAVHGFRGDHHGLESVLAFLPEAHVIAPDLPGFGETAPVPGRAYDLAEYVAWLTEFAAAVAPGAVILGHSFGSIVTSAAVAGGLETPRLILINPIGAPALEGPKGIMTRLAVMYYALGARLPEKLGTALLRNRLIVRVMSITMAKTSDRELRRFIHDQHDTYFSRFADRDVLRDAFVASVSHDVSEFAAAIDVPTLLVAAQRDDITPIEVERELVTRFDDGTLVEIAHVGHLIHYETPAEAAGAIRRFLRIPAARGR, from the coding sequence ATGAGCGTCCCCTCTCCGTACTCCGATCGCCTTCGACGCCTCCCGGTCGAGCGCCGCGAGGTGGAGGTGCGCGAGGGTACGACGGTCTACTGGGAGTATGGCTCCGCAGACGCCGAGGTCACCGTCATCGCGGTGCACGGCTTCCGCGGCGATCACCACGGCCTCGAGTCCGTCCTCGCCTTCCTGCCGGAGGCGCACGTCATCGCTCCCGATCTTCCGGGGTTCGGCGAGACGGCTCCGGTGCCGGGTCGTGCGTACGACCTGGCGGAGTACGTCGCATGGCTCACCGAGTTCGCGGCAGCCGTCGCCCCCGGTGCGGTCATCCTCGGACACTCCTTCGGCTCGATCGTCACGTCCGCCGCAGTCGCGGGCGGACTCGAGACCCCGCGTCTCATCCTGATCAACCCCATCGGCGCCCCGGCGCTGGAAGGGCCGAAGGGCATCATGACCCGTCTCGCGGTCATGTACTACGCCCTGGGCGCTCGGCTTCCCGAGAAGCTGGGCACCGCGCTGCTGCGCAACCGTCTGATCGTCCGGGTCATGAGCATCACCATGGCCAAGACCTCGGATCGTGAGCTCCGCCGATTCATCCATGACCAGCACGACACCTACTTCTCGCGCTTCGCCGACCGTGATGTGCTCCGGGATGCGTTCGTGGCGAGCGTGTCACACGATGTGAGCGAGTTCGCCGCCGCGATCGACGTGCCCACGTTGCTGGTCGCCGCGCAACGCGACGACATCACGCCGATCGAAGTGGAACGAGAGCTCGTGACGCGGTTCGACGACGGGACGTTGGTGGAGATCGCGCACGTCGGCCACCTGATCCACTATGAGACGCCCGCCGAAGCGGCGGGCGCCATCCGACGATTCCTCAGGATTCCCGCCGCGCGAGGCCGATGA
- a CDS encoding ferrochelatase, with protein MTAIEPNTVRFASDAAASGAPYVTTPVAYDGILLAGFGGPEGQDDVIPFLRNVTRGRGIPDERLEEVAHHYRHFGGVSPINGQNRILKDALEAELARRDIDLPVYWGNRNWSPYLEEVVTEAAADGRTTLLAFATSAYSSFSSCRQYREDFARVLEETGLGDTVTIDKIRPFYDHPGFVESFETGVREAVETFLAQGIAAEDIQILFSTHSIPTADAERSGARDIEWGEGGAYAAQHLAVAAWVMDRVRESIPAAADVSWELVYQSRSGPASQPWLEPDVCDVIGELPARGRKAVAVVPVGFMSDHMEVLWDLDTEAAEAAEEAGLAFTRTPTPGVAPSFVTGIVDLIVERLEGRPNAERPHVTALPGAFDVCRPGCCENVRAGFKPAAAGVAP; from the coding sequence GTGACCGCGATCGAGCCGAACACCGTCCGCTTTGCCTCCGATGCCGCTGCCTCCGGCGCGCCGTATGTGACCACCCCGGTGGCCTACGACGGCATCCTCCTCGCCGGGTTCGGGGGACCGGAAGGACAGGATGACGTCATCCCCTTCCTCCGTAACGTCACCCGGGGGCGCGGGATCCCTGACGAGCGTCTCGAAGAGGTCGCGCACCACTACCGTCATTTCGGCGGCGTCAGCCCGATCAACGGTCAGAATCGCATCCTCAAGGACGCACTCGAGGCGGAACTCGCGCGCCGCGACATCGACCTGCCGGTGTACTGGGGCAACCGCAACTGGAGCCCGTACCTCGAGGAGGTGGTGACCGAGGCGGCGGCCGACGGCCGCACCACTCTGCTCGCCTTCGCGACCAGCGCCTACAGCTCGTTCTCGAGCTGCCGTCAGTATCGCGAGGACTTCGCCCGCGTGCTCGAGGAGACAGGTCTCGGCGACACGGTCACGATCGACAAGATCCGTCCGTTCTACGACCACCCCGGCTTCGTGGAGTCGTTCGAGACGGGCGTGCGCGAGGCGGTCGAGACGTTCCTCGCGCAGGGCATCGCCGCCGAGGACATCCAGATCCTCTTCTCGACCCACAGCATCCCGACCGCGGATGCCGAGCGCTCGGGCGCCCGGGACATCGAATGGGGCGAAGGCGGCGCCTATGCGGCGCAGCATCTCGCCGTCGCCGCGTGGGTCATGGACCGGGTTCGCGAGAGCATCCCCGCCGCCGCTGACGTCTCGTGGGAACTTGTGTACCAGTCCCGCTCGGGTCCTGCGTCGCAGCCGTGGCTCGAGCCCGACGTGTGCGACGTGATCGGCGAGCTCCCCGCGCGCGGCCGAAAGGCGGTCGCGGTGGTTCCCGTCGGCTTCATGAGCGACCACATGGAGGTCCTGTGGGACCTCGACACCGAGGCGGCGGAAGCCGCAGAGGAGGCGGGGCTCGCCTTCACGCGCACGCCGACGCCCGGTGTGGCGCCGTCATTCGTCACCGGAATCGTCGATCTGATCGTCGAGCGTCTCGAAGGACGGCCGAACGCGGAGCGACCGCACGTCACCGCGCTGCCCGGTGCGTTCGACGTGTGCCGTCCCGGATGCTGCGAGAACGTCCGTGCGGGTTTCAAGCCGGCCGCCGCCGGCGTCGCCCCATGA
- a CDS encoding DUF7882 family protein — MGSLYYGGSEPIQIEDRALAHLKVVVATKLRRNESFTLTWKHQDGQSEGRSTVWLHPSIPLRFVFDETEAPELSRRWIEDLAHSANSSGGITLVDELLEPAGQPDASKTH; from the coding sequence ATGGGTTCCCTCTACTACGGCGGCTCGGAGCCGATCCAGATCGAAGACCGAGCGCTCGCCCACCTCAAGGTCGTCGTCGCCACCAAGCTGCGCCGTAACGAGAGCTTCACCCTGACCTGGAAGCACCAGGACGGCCAGTCCGAGGGGCGCTCGACCGTCTGGCTGCATCCGTCCATCCCGCTCCGATTCGTGTTCGACGAGACCGAGGCACCGGAGCTGAGCCGCCGATGGATCGAGGATCTGGCGCACTCGGCGAACTCGAGCGGCGGGATCACTCTCGTCGACGAGCTCCTGGAGCCCGCAGGACAGCCCGACGCGTCCAAGACCCACTGA
- a CDS encoding Lrp/AsnC family transcriptional regulator: MAGLDRIDLELLAALADDPRVTIVALAENLGLSRNTIQARMARLEQTGVFMSYERSFSTDVLGFPLQAFVSIGVRQTELPRIINELARIPEVVQAHGLSGSIDLLARVACRDARHLFDTDARILSIDGVERTETSLAMGEVIPFRVAGLIGLARRES, translated from the coding sequence ATGGCCGGACTTGACCGCATCGATCTGGAACTTCTCGCCGCTCTCGCCGATGACCCTCGCGTCACGATCGTCGCGCTGGCGGAGAATCTCGGGCTGTCACGGAACACCATCCAGGCGCGTATGGCGCGTCTCGAGCAGACCGGCGTCTTCATGTCGTACGAGCGGTCGTTCTCCACCGACGTCCTCGGATTCCCCCTGCAGGCTTTCGTCAGCATCGGGGTCCGTCAGACCGAGTTGCCTCGCATCATCAACGAGCTGGCTCGCATCCCGGAGGTCGTCCAGGCACACGGGCTCAGCGGCTCGATCGACCTGCTCGCTCGTGTCGCGTGCCGCGACGCTCGCCACCTGTTCGACACGGATGCACGCATCCTGTCGATCGACGGCGTCGAGCGCACCGAGACCTCCCTTGCGATGGGCGAGGTGATCCCGTTCCGGGTCGCGGGGCTCATCGGCCTCGCGCGGCGGGAATCCTGA
- a CDS encoding helix-turn-helix transcriptional regulator, translating to MRFRTADVARVESTWKQFVPSAVLHDVDPHRLYFDWKSVELGELTLVRYDLAAKVRTTAEPEDQFIACRVEGPDAQLRSDRSELVASRPWLSDGPRVHAQWERGARVTALIFERASLQSLAQQISGDDTVALHVADLAPRSDRAADAWSRMFAYLEQSAESLDDDGDTELLRSELARHAAATTLATFSTTGRLHRHRPAQTTPAPATVRRALDFIAENAHRPITVDDVASAVHISTRGLQYAFRRALDTTPAECLRRARLDGAHRDLRSGAQSTVAAVARKWGFSHPSRFAVAYRESFGVLPSVTAATHRR from the coding sequence ATGCGATTCCGAACGGCTGATGTCGCGCGCGTCGAGAGCACCTGGAAGCAGTTCGTGCCCTCGGCGGTCCTGCACGATGTGGATCCCCACCGCCTCTACTTCGACTGGAAGTCCGTCGAGCTCGGCGAGTTGACTCTGGTTCGATATGACCTCGCGGCCAAGGTCCGCACGACAGCCGAACCCGAGGATCAGTTCATCGCGTGCCGTGTCGAGGGCCCCGATGCTCAGTTGCGCTCCGACCGGTCCGAGCTCGTCGCGAGTCGCCCCTGGCTGTCCGACGGCCCTCGAGTGCACGCGCAGTGGGAGCGTGGCGCCAGAGTCACCGCGCTCATCTTCGAGCGTGCCTCCCTGCAGAGCCTCGCCCAGCAGATCAGCGGAGACGACACCGTGGCACTGCACGTGGCCGACCTCGCCCCGCGTTCGGATCGCGCCGCCGACGCGTGGTCTCGCATGTTCGCGTACCTCGAGCAGAGCGCCGAGTCTCTCGACGATGACGGTGACACCGAGCTGCTCAGGAGCGAGCTCGCCCGACATGCGGCAGCGACGACTCTGGCCACCTTCTCCACGACGGGCCGGCTGCACAGGCATCGACCCGCTCAGACGACCCCTGCGCCCGCGACAGTGCGTCGCGCCCTGGACTTCATCGCAGAGAACGCGCATCGCCCGATCACCGTCGACGACGTCGCATCAGCCGTCCACATCTCGACCCGCGGGCTGCAGTACGCGTTCCGGCGTGCGCTCGACACGACCCCGGCCGAGTGCCTGAGGCGGGCGCGCCTCGACGGCGCCCACCGTGATCTCCGTTCCGGAGCCCAGAGCACCGTCGCGGCTGTCGCGCGGAAGTGGGGATTCTCCCATCCTTCGCGGTTCGCGGTCGCGTACCGCGAGAGCTTCGGCGTGCTTCCCTCCGTGACAGCGGCGACCCACCGTCGATGA
- a CDS encoding ribose-5-phosphate isomerase — protein MRIHIATDHAGLDFSTQLQDHLRGAGHEVVDHGPVEYDALDDYPAFCIRAAQAVVADQAAGIETLGVVFGGSGNGEQIAANKVEGIRAALVWNTSTAELAREHNDANVISIGARQHTFDEVTSFIDTFIVTPFSQDERHVRRIGQIADFERDGSLLPDPRA, from the coding sequence ATGCGCATCCATATCGCCACCGATCACGCCGGTCTCGACTTCTCCACGCAGTTGCAGGACCACCTGCGCGGCGCCGGTCACGAGGTCGTCGACCACGGGCCGGTGGAGTACGACGCCCTGGATGACTACCCCGCGTTCTGCATCCGTGCTGCGCAGGCTGTGGTCGCCGATCAGGCGGCCGGTATCGAGACTCTGGGCGTCGTCTTCGGAGGATCGGGCAACGGCGAGCAGATCGCCGCGAACAAGGTCGAGGGAATCCGCGCCGCTCTGGTGTGGAACACCTCGACGGCCGAACTCGCGCGCGAGCACAACGACGCCAACGTGATCTCGATCGGAGCGCGCCAGCACACCTTCGACGAGGTCACCTCGTTCATCGACACGTTCATCGTGACGCCGTTCTCGCAGGACGAGCGTCACGTGCGCCGGATCGGTCAGATCGCCGACTTCGAACGCGACGGCTCGCTCCTTCCGGATCCGCGGGCCTGA
- a CDS encoding amidohydrolase encodes MTGIDSLIGTITSVRIAGPGREFLIDDEPVDIFIDEGLISDIAPAGAIPPRGEVLEGNGAWVVPGLWDNHVHTVQWALATERVALGGAASAAEAAAIMSASAPLPDGRKVGSGFRDAMWPDAPTLDLLDNATGSIPTYLINADVHSTWLNSAALSLEGFTSSDGMLREQDAFEISRRLNAVDPERGDIAVRAAGERAASRGVTGLVDFDMAWNADAWPRRVAAGFASHRVEFAVYPFDLTRAIAAGLRTGELHEAPDAPEAGRGLVHVGPLKIISDGSLGTRTAACSHSYPGDPENFGILTVPPAELTELLTVATGAGLAVAVHAIGDRAVTGALDAFTVSGAVGTIEHAQLVRHADLARFGRLGVIASVQPQHALDDRDLVGKHWAGQTSIGYPLGALRDAGVELRFGSDAPVAPLDPWQAIAAAVTRTDDDRDPWHPEERLTREQSIQASVRTALRPGEIADIVLCGLDPLTASGVDLRGMPVLATLVAGRVTHGA; translated from the coding sequence ATGACCGGCATCGACTCTCTGATCGGCACGATCACCTCCGTACGGATCGCGGGACCGGGACGAGAGTTCCTGATCGACGATGAACCGGTCGACATCTTCATCGACGAGGGCCTCATCAGCGATATCGCACCGGCGGGAGCGATCCCTCCCCGGGGTGAGGTGCTCGAAGGGAACGGCGCCTGGGTGGTGCCTGGTCTCTGGGACAATCATGTGCACACGGTGCAGTGGGCTCTCGCGACGGAACGCGTCGCTCTGGGCGGGGCGGCGTCTGCAGCGGAGGCGGCGGCGATCATGTCCGCATCCGCGCCGCTGCCCGACGGTCGCAAGGTCGGCAGCGGATTCCGCGACGCGATGTGGCCGGACGCGCCCACTCTCGACCTCCTCGACAACGCGACCGGATCGATTCCGACTTACCTCATCAATGCCGACGTGCACAGCACGTGGCTCAACTCCGCAGCGCTGTCGCTCGAAGGTTTCACGAGTTCCGATGGGATGCTGCGCGAGCAGGATGCGTTCGAGATCTCCCGTCGGCTGAACGCCGTGGATCCCGAGCGCGGCGACATCGCTGTGCGTGCAGCGGGGGAGCGAGCGGCATCCCGAGGTGTCACGGGCCTGGTGGACTTCGACATGGCGTGGAACGCGGACGCCTGGCCGCGGCGGGTCGCGGCGGGCTTCGCCTCTCATCGCGTCGAGTTCGCCGTCTACCCGTTCGATCTGACCCGCGCCATCGCGGCGGGCCTGAGGACAGGCGAACTCCACGAGGCACCGGACGCGCCGGAGGCCGGGCGCGGTCTGGTGCACGTCGGACCGCTGAAGATCATCAGCGACGGATCGCTCGGAACGCGGACGGCGGCATGCTCGCACTCCTACCCTGGCGACCCCGAGAACTTCGGTATCCTCACGGTTCCGCCGGCGGAGCTCACCGAGCTGCTGACGGTCGCGACAGGCGCGGGTCTCGCGGTCGCGGTGCATGCGATCGGTGATCGAGCCGTCACCGGGGCTCTCGATGCCTTCACCGTGTCGGGTGCCGTGGGGACGATCGAGCATGCCCAGCTCGTGCGGCACGCGGATCTCGCACGCTTCGGTCGCCTCGGCGTGATCGCGAGCGTCCAGCCGCAGCATGCGCTGGACGACCGCGACCTCGTCGGGAAGCACTGGGCGGGGCAGACATCCATCGGGTATCCCCTCGGCGCTCTGCGTGACGCAGGGGTCGAGCTGAGGTTCGGCTCTGACGCCCCCGTCGCGCCTCTCGACCCGTGGCAGGCGATCGCCGCGGCCGTCACGCGTACCGATGATGATCGCGACCCGTGGCATCCCGAGGAGCGGCTCACGCGAGAGCAGTCGATCCAGGCGAGCGTGCGCACGGCCCTGCGGCCGGGCGAGATCGCCGACATCGTCCTGTGCGGGCTCGACCCGCTGACCGCGTCTGGTGTCGATCTGCGCGGTATGCCCGTCCTCGCGACGCTCGTGGCCGGGCGAGTCACCCACGGCGCTTGA
- a CDS encoding Fpg/Nei family DNA glycosylase, with protein sequence MPEGHSVHRIARQFERNFVGKTMRASSPQGRFAEGAAVLDGREALSVQAVGKQMFLEAEGDLWLRVHLGLYGAWDFAGEILVDPTIASANGRMGQTNQRGTDVGEAILDDAGENSLASIGAPRRTRVHVRMSEQTKGLADEGMEWPPPVVGQVRLRLMTDITAADLRGPTACVLQTPEEMLASVAKLGPDPLVGDPALNEERFVQAVRKKPTVIALLLMDQAVVSGIGNVYRAEMLFRQRLNPHTPGRDVPEGVVRALWRDWVTLLAIGVETGQMMTMDDLSPDQYRAAMASRDDRHWVYHRAGLPCRVCGTEIALEEIGARKLYWCPRCQA encoded by the coding sequence ATGCCTGAGGGACACTCCGTCCACCGCATCGCTCGTCAGTTCGAGCGGAACTTCGTCGGCAAGACGATGAGGGCGTCCAGCCCGCAAGGGCGCTTCGCGGAGGGAGCAGCCGTGCTCGACGGCCGCGAGGCGCTCAGCGTCCAGGCGGTCGGCAAGCAGATGTTCCTCGAGGCCGAGGGCGACCTCTGGCTGCGCGTGCACCTCGGCCTGTACGGGGCATGGGACTTCGCCGGGGAGATCCTCGTCGATCCCACCATCGCGTCCGCGAACGGCCGCATGGGACAGACGAATCAGCGAGGGACGGACGTCGGCGAGGCGATCCTCGACGACGCGGGGGAGAACTCCCTCGCATCGATCGGCGCCCCTCGGCGCACCCGCGTGCACGTGCGCATGTCCGAGCAGACGAAGGGACTCGCGGACGAGGGCATGGAGTGGCCGCCTCCGGTGGTCGGCCAGGTGCGCCTGCGTCTGATGACCGACATCACGGCTGCCGACCTCCGCGGGCCGACCGCGTGCGTGCTGCAGACCCCGGAGGAGATGCTCGCCAGCGTCGCCAAGCTCGGCCCCGACCCGCTGGTCGGCGACCCGGCGCTGAACGAAGAGCGTTTCGTGCAGGCGGTGCGCAAGAAGCCGACCGTGATCGCGTTGCTCCTGATGGACCAGGCGGTGGTGAGCGGCATCGGAAACGTGTACCGCGCCGAGATGCTCTTCCGTCAGAGGCTGAACCCGCATACGCCGGGCCGCGACGTGCCCGAGGGTGTGGTCCGTGCGCTCTGGCGTGATTGGGTGACCCTGCTGGCGATCGGGGTCGAGACCGGGCAGATGATGACCATGGACGACCTCTCGCCCGACCAGTATCGCGCGGCGATGGCGAGCCGCGACGACCGGCACTGGGTCTACCACCGGGCGGGACTTCCGTGTCGTGTCTGCGGAACGGAGATCGCGCTGGAGGAGATCGGTGCCCGCAAGCTCTACTGGTGTCCGCGCTGTCAGGCGTGA
- a CDS encoding Dps family protein, with the protein MSKVQTVSTTASDPTVAAAAAQFLSPVVLGLQALTVNGKQAHWHVRGANFVGVHELLDTIVAHAGDFADTAAERIVALGLPIDARISAVAAKGSATSVPAGFTQSDELVRAVISDIDAILVDTKAAIDGLDEVDLTSQDVAIEIMRGLEKDRWFLVSHIAA; encoded by the coding sequence ATGAGCAAGGTACAGACCGTTTCCACCACCGCCAGCGACCCGACCGTGGCAGCTGCAGCGGCTCAGTTCCTTTCGCCCGTCGTCCTCGGACTTCAGGCTCTCACGGTCAACGGAAAGCAGGCTCACTGGCACGTCCGCGGCGCGAACTTCGTCGGTGTCCACGAGCTGCTCGACACGATCGTCGCCCATGCCGGCGACTTCGCCGACACGGCCGCTGAGCGCATCGTCGCCCTGGGCCTCCCGATCGACGCACGCATCAGCGCGGTCGCCGCGAAGGGCAGCGCGACCTCGGTCCCCGCCGGCTTCACGCAGTCCGACGAGCTCGTCCGTGCGGTCATCTCCGACATCGACGCGATCCTCGTCGACACCAAGGCCGCGATCGACGGCCTGGACGAGGTCGACCTGACCAGCCAGGACGTCGCGATCGAGATCATGCGTGGACTCGAGAAGGACCGCTGGTTCCTCGTGTCGCACATCGCCGCGTAA
- a CDS encoding exonuclease domain-containing protein — translation MPPAPSLPHWITRVGVFDLETTGVDVENDRVVTAHVGLLDADGREIAARDWLADPGIPIPEGATAIHGVTTERARRLGRPAGEVVGQVTAALRSLLSQGVPVVAYNAAYDFSLLAHEAHRHGIEALTNPAPIIDPLVIDKAYDRYRPGKRTLQVVASLYAVQLEDAHEAAADAVAAGRVAQALARQFVLPETLEELHTRQVGWARSQAASLTEYFIRIGRLDPEDRLDGTWPVRARRTAEGVDADAIPNG, via the coding sequence ATGCCCCCGGCTCCTTCGCTTCCGCACTGGATCACGCGCGTCGGCGTCTTCGACCTCGAGACCACCGGGGTCGATGTCGAGAACGATCGCGTCGTCACCGCACACGTCGGGCTTCTCGACGCGGACGGCCGCGAGATCGCAGCGCGCGACTGGCTCGCCGATCCCGGGATACCGATCCCCGAGGGTGCGACCGCGATTCACGGGGTGACGACCGAGCGGGCGCGGCGTCTCGGGCGTCCGGCGGGCGAGGTGGTGGGCCAGGTGACCGCAGCTCTGCGCTCGCTCCTCTCGCAGGGCGTCCCTGTCGTCGCCTACAACGCGGCGTACGATTTCTCGCTCCTGGCGCACGAGGCCCACCGCCACGGCATCGAAGCGCTGACGAATCCCGCACCGATCATCGATCCCCTCGTCATCGACAAGGCGTACGACCGATACCGCCCCGGCAAGCGGACCCTCCAGGTCGTCGCGTCGCTCTACGCGGTGCAGCTCGAGGACGCACACGAAGCCGCCGCAGACGCTGTCGCGGCCGGCCGCGTGGCTCAGGCGCTGGCGCGCCAGTTCGTGTTGCCGGAGACACTCGAAGAACTGCACACGCGGCAGGTGGGCTGGGCGCGCTCACAGGCCGCAAGCCTGACGGAGTACTTCATCCGCATCGGTCGGCTCGATCCCGAAGACCGCCTCGACGGCACCTGGCCCGTTCGTGCCCGCCGCACCGCCGAGGGGGTGGACGCGGATGCGATTCCGAACGGCTGA
- a CDS encoding FMN-binding negative transcriptional regulator, with the protein MRQNPSFTLADVTEIRRVIDANPWTTIVSNGPDGLVSSHYVALLDDDRDDLTIVGHVGRPDDLIHGMGERELLVVFQGPHGYISPGWYGDVQAVPTWNYTAVHLAGVPEILSDEENLAVLDRLVDRFEGRMPEPRRMWERPNDPAFVTRLASGTVGFRLTPTRVVAKRKLSQNKSAETVETVIAELEGDGPYAHPGLAAEMRRAHEARTGGLR; encoded by the coding sequence ATGCGTCAGAACCCCAGCTTCACGCTCGCGGACGTCACCGAGATCCGGCGGGTCATCGATGCGAACCCGTGGACGACGATCGTCAGCAACGGTCCGGACGGACTCGTGTCATCGCACTATGTGGCGCTGCTCGACGACGATCGTGACGACCTGACGATCGTCGGACATGTCGGGCGTCCCGACGATCTGATCCACGGAATGGGAGAGCGGGAGCTCCTCGTCGTCTTCCAGGGGCCCCACGGCTACATCTCGCCGGGGTGGTACGGCGATGTCCAGGCCGTGCCGACCTGGAACTACACGGCGGTGCACCTGGCAGGAGTCCCCGAGATCCTGAGCGACGAGGAGAACCTCGCGGTTCTCGATCGGCTCGTCGACCGGTTCGAGGGAAGGATGCCGGAGCCTCGGCGCATGTGGGAGCGTCCCAACGATCCCGCGTTCGTCACCCGCCTCGCCTCGGGGACGGTCGGGTTCCGACTCACTCCGACGCGCGTGGTGGCGAAGCGCAAACTCAGTCAGAACAAGTCTGCGGAAACGGTCGAGACGGTCATCGCGGAGCTCGAGGGCGACGGGCCCTACGCGCATCCCGGGCTTGCCGCCGAGATGAGGCGCGCGCACGAAGCGCGCACGGGTGGGCTCCGATGA
- a CDS encoding gamma carbonic anhydrase family protein, which produces MSIAAGASVLALPGKAPSIAEDTFVADGARIIGEVSLAAGASVWYNAVLRGDSAAIVIGEASNVQDNVSLHVDAGHPVVVGAKVSIGHNAVVHGCTIGDGSLVGMGAVILSGAVIGAGCLIAGGAVVLGGTEVPDGSLVAGVPAKVRRMLSDEERAGLIANADIYLGHLRTHAEATPI; this is translated from the coding sequence ATGAGCATCGCAGCCGGAGCCTCCGTTCTCGCACTCCCGGGGAAGGCTCCCTCGATCGCCGAAGACACCTTCGTCGCCGACGGCGCGCGCATCATCGGCGAGGTCTCGCTCGCGGCGGGCGCGAGCGTCTGGTACAACGCGGTCCTCCGCGGCGACTCGGCCGCCATCGTCATCGGCGAGGCGAGCAACGTGCAGGACAACGTGTCGCTGCACGTGGACGCCGGCCACCCCGTCGTCGTCGGGGCGAAGGTCTCCATCGGTCACAACGCGGTGGTCCACGGGTGCACGATCGGAGACGGGTCGCTCGTCGGCATGGGCGCCGTCATCCTCAGCGGTGCGGTCATCGGTGCGGGATGCCTCATCGCGGGCGGCGCTGTCGTGCTCGGTGGTACCGAGGTCCCTGACGGCTCGCTGGTGGCCGGAGTGCCTGCGAAGGTGCGCAGGATGCTCAGCGACGAAGAGAGAGCTGGACTGATCGCGAACGCGGACATCTATCTGGGACACCTCCGGACGCACGCCGAGGCGACGCCGATCTGA